A window of the Cellvibrio sp. pealriver genome harbors these coding sequences:
- a CDS encoding RimK/LysX family protein: MNKKSVLITHRPLRNVVLATFALVTLGACTQQKAQQQLQTELNAAKACLAKQEMQAQQVSGQQVEILRQLQAVQQQLAVQQQTIEAKPQVVERVVEQKCPPVAASTKKSPAKEQPMTDKQIVGLREQALIAGLNMVMQARISTNVANSVIDARNIQMFERNGEEWVRFTLYNPDTKEPHVLERKRLRFQTVQTASATPDRRPVVEIRFTIGKLSQKGEFILADRSSSEYPILIGRNLLRDVMLVDVSGNNLAPLQRPDENAPAKN; this comes from the coding sequence ATGAATAAAAAATCTGTTTTGATAACGCACCGCCCGCTGCGCAATGTGGTGTTGGCCACTTTTGCGCTCGTGACTCTGGGTGCATGTACCCAACAAAAAGCCCAGCAGCAACTGCAAACAGAATTGAATGCAGCCAAGGCTTGTCTCGCCAAACAGGAAATGCAGGCGCAGCAAGTGAGCGGCCAGCAAGTGGAAATCCTGCGCCAATTGCAAGCTGTGCAGCAGCAATTAGCGGTACAGCAACAAACCATCGAAGCAAAACCGCAAGTGGTTGAGCGCGTGGTTGAGCAAAAATGCCCGCCGGTTGCTGCCAGTACTAAAAAAAGCCCCGCGAAAGAACAGCCCATGACCGACAAACAAATCGTCGGTCTGCGCGAGCAGGCATTGATCGCCGGTTTGAATATGGTGATGCAAGCCCGCATCAGCACCAATGTGGCCAACTCGGTGATCGATGCGCGCAATATCCAGATGTTTGAGCGCAACGGTGAAGAGTGGGTGCGCTTCACGCTCTACAATCCCGATACCAAAGAACCCCATGTGCTGGAGCGCAAGCGCTTGCGCTTCCAAACCGTGCAAACTGCCAGTGCAACACCTGACCGCCGCCCGGTGGTGGAAATCCGCTTTACCATCGGCAAACTCTCCCAGAAAGGGGAATTTATACTGGCGGATCGCAGCAGCTCGGAATACCCCATCCTGATTGGCCGCAACCTGCTGCGCGATGTCATGCTGGTGGATGTCAGTGGTAATAATCTCGCACCTCTGCAGCGCCCCGACGAAAACGCACCAGCCAAAAACTAA